A window of the Entelurus aequoreus isolate RoL-2023_Sb linkage group LG28, RoL_Eaeq_v1.1, whole genome shotgun sequence genome harbors these coding sequences:
- the g3bp1 gene encoding ras GTPase-activating protein-binding protein 1 isoform X1, protein MVMEKPSAQLVGREFVRQYYTLLNQAPDYLHRFYGKNSSYVHGGLDASGKPQEAVYGQSDIHKRVMALSFRDCHTKIRHVDAHATLNEGVVVQVMGELSNNMQPMRKFMQTFILAPEGTVANKFYVHNDVFRYQDEVFADSDSEAPEESEDEVEEMERVPSPDVLPEEPTSFYEPPPCSEAALPAEDEDEAVPASPEPEPEGDKGPDSAVVDLKVDAALETPSETPAANEQTEKSPAPNAVTEPAAAAEPAPVAPEENRPFSWASVTSKHLPPSGVVPVSGIPPHVVKATPTAPAQAEVKSDSQTASQRPQRDQRPQRAETTRPWGPTSRGPRPGRCTHAHTGSDTTTEPGGVSVREGEQGEVEGRRMVRYPDAHQVFVGNVPHDVDKSDLKEFFEQYGTVLELRINSGGKLPNFGFVVFDDSEPVQKILSSRPIKFRGEVRLNVEEKKTRMAREGDRRDIRPRGPGGPGGPRERIGGGGPRGPLPRGGATQKPSFGSGRGAGPSEGRYSSQRQ, encoded by the exons ATGGTGATGGAGAAGCCAAGTGCCCAGCTGGTCGGGCGAGAGTTTGTCCGACAGTACTACACGCTGCTCAACCAGGCGCCCGACTACCTGCACAG GTTCTACGGGAAGAACTCGTCGTACGTCCACGGCGGCTTGGACGCCAGCGGCAAACCTCAGGAGGCGGTGTACGGCCAGTCG GACATCCACAAGCGCGTCATGGCACTGAGCTTCCGCGACTGCCACACAAAGATCCGCCACGTGGACGCTCACGCCACGCTCAATGAGGGCGTGGTAGTCCAGGTGATGGGAGAACTGTCCAACAACATGCAGCCCATGAGGAAGTTCATGCAGACCTTCATCCTGGCACCAGAG GGGACCGTCGCCAACAAGTTCTACGTGCACAATGATGTCTTCCGCTACCAGGATGAAGTCTTTGCTGACTCTGATTCTGAAGCACCCGAAG AGTCTGAGGATGAGGTGGAGGAGATGGAGCGTGTGCCCTCACCTGACGTCCTGCCTGAAGAGCCCACTTCCTTCTACGAGCCTCCACCTTG TTCTGAAGCAGCACTTCCTGCTGAAGACGAGGATGAGGCGGTGCCGGCGAGTCCTGAACCAGAACCCGAAGGGGACAAGGGGCCGGACAGCGCTGTGGTGGATCTGAAAGTGGACGCCGCGCTGGAGACACCAAGTGAGACGCCCGCAGCCAATGAGCAGACAGAGAAAAGCCCCGCCCCCAACGCCGTCACGGAACCTGCCGCCGCCGCTGAACCCGCCCCTGTCGCCCCAGAGGAAAACCGG CCCTTCTCCTGGGCGTCTGTGACCAGTAAGCACCTCCCGCCCAGTGGGGTCGTCCCCGTCTCAGGAATCCCACCTCACGTGGTTAAAGCCACGCCCACAGCACCG GCCCAAGCGGAGGTGAAGTCCGACTCCCAGACGGCGTCCCAGAGACCGCAGAGAGACCAGCGTCCCCAGAGAGCAGAGACCACCCGCCCCTGGGGGCCCACCTCCCGAGGACCTCGACCCGGTAGGTGCAcacacgcccacacaggaagtgacacgaCAACTGAGCCAGGTGGTGTTTCAGTGCGTGAGGGCGAGCAAGGTGAGGTGGAAGGTCGAAGGATGGTCCGCTACCCCGACGCCCACCAGGTCTTTGTGGGCAACGTCCCCCACGACGTGGACAAGAGCGACCTGAAGGAGTTCTTTGAGC AGTACGGCACGGTTCTGGAGCTGCGGATCAACAGCGGAGGAAAACTTCCCAACTTTGGCTTTGTGGTCTTTGACGACTCCGAGCCGGTCCAGAAGATCCTCAGCAGTCGG CCCATCAAGTTCCGTGGTGAAGTGCGCCTGAACGTGGAGGAGAAGAAGACCCGCATGGCCCGGGAAGGGGACAGGCGGGACATCAGGCCTCGCGGCCCAGGAGGACCCGGCGGTCCCAGAGAACGCATCGGAGGCGGCGGACCTCGAGGCCCCCTCCCCCGCGGAGGAGCCACACAGAAGCCCAGTTTCGGTTCCGGTCGGGGCGCGGGACCCAGCGAGGGACGCTACTCGTCTCAGCGTCAGTGA
- the g3bp1 gene encoding ras GTPase-activating protein-binding protein 1 isoform X2, with protein MVMEKPSAQLVGREFVRQYYTLLNQAPDYLHRFYGKNSSYVHGGLDASGKPQEAVYGQSDIHKRVMALSFRDCHTKIRHVDAHATLNEGVVVQVMGELSNNMQPMRKFMQTFILAPEGTVANKFYVHNDVFRYQDEVFADSDSEAPEESEDEVEEMERVPSPDVLPEEPTSFYEPPPCSEAALPAEDEDEAVPASPEPEPEGDKGPDSAVVDLKVDAALETPSETPAANEQTEKSPAPNAVTEPAAAAEPAPVAPEENRPFSWASVTSKHLPPSGVVPVSGIPPHVVKATPTAPAQAEVKSDSQTASQRPQRDQRPQRAETTRPWGPTSRGPRPVREGEQGEVEGRRMVRYPDAHQVFVGNVPHDVDKSDLKEFFEQYGTVLELRINSGGKLPNFGFVVFDDSEPVQKILSSRPIKFRGEVRLNVEEKKTRMAREGDRRDIRPRGPGGPGGPRERIGGGGPRGPLPRGGATQKPSFGSGRGAGPSEGRYSSQRQ; from the exons ATGGTGATGGAGAAGCCAAGTGCCCAGCTGGTCGGGCGAGAGTTTGTCCGACAGTACTACACGCTGCTCAACCAGGCGCCCGACTACCTGCACAG GTTCTACGGGAAGAACTCGTCGTACGTCCACGGCGGCTTGGACGCCAGCGGCAAACCTCAGGAGGCGGTGTACGGCCAGTCG GACATCCACAAGCGCGTCATGGCACTGAGCTTCCGCGACTGCCACACAAAGATCCGCCACGTGGACGCTCACGCCACGCTCAATGAGGGCGTGGTAGTCCAGGTGATGGGAGAACTGTCCAACAACATGCAGCCCATGAGGAAGTTCATGCAGACCTTCATCCTGGCACCAGAG GGGACCGTCGCCAACAAGTTCTACGTGCACAATGATGTCTTCCGCTACCAGGATGAAGTCTTTGCTGACTCTGATTCTGAAGCACCCGAAG AGTCTGAGGATGAGGTGGAGGAGATGGAGCGTGTGCCCTCACCTGACGTCCTGCCTGAAGAGCCCACTTCCTTCTACGAGCCTCCACCTTG TTCTGAAGCAGCACTTCCTGCTGAAGACGAGGATGAGGCGGTGCCGGCGAGTCCTGAACCAGAACCCGAAGGGGACAAGGGGCCGGACAGCGCTGTGGTGGATCTGAAAGTGGACGCCGCGCTGGAGACACCAAGTGAGACGCCCGCAGCCAATGAGCAGACAGAGAAAAGCCCCGCCCCCAACGCCGTCACGGAACCTGCCGCCGCCGCTGAACCCGCCCCTGTCGCCCCAGAGGAAAACCGG CCCTTCTCCTGGGCGTCTGTGACCAGTAAGCACCTCCCGCCCAGTGGGGTCGTCCCCGTCTCAGGAATCCCACCTCACGTGGTTAAAGCCACGCCCACAGCACCG GCCCAAGCGGAGGTGAAGTCCGACTCCCAGACGGCGTCCCAGAGACCGCAGAGAGACCAGCGTCCCCAGAGAGCAGAGACCACCCGCCCCTGGGGGCCCACCTCCCGAGGACCTCGACCCG TGCGTGAGGGCGAGCAAGGTGAGGTGGAAGGTCGAAGGATGGTCCGCTACCCCGACGCCCACCAGGTCTTTGTGGGCAACGTCCCCCACGACGTGGACAAGAGCGACCTGAAGGAGTTCTTTGAGC AGTACGGCACGGTTCTGGAGCTGCGGATCAACAGCGGAGGAAAACTTCCCAACTTTGGCTTTGTGGTCTTTGACGACTCCGAGCCGGTCCAGAAGATCCTCAGCAGTCGG CCCATCAAGTTCCGTGGTGAAGTGCGCCTGAACGTGGAGGAGAAGAAGACCCGCATGGCCCGGGAAGGGGACAGGCGGGACATCAGGCCTCGCGGCCCAGGAGGACCCGGCGGTCCCAGAGAACGCATCGGAGGCGGCGGACCTCGAGGCCCCCTCCCCCGCGGAGGAGCCACACAGAAGCCCAGTTTCGGTTCCGGTCGGGGCGCGGGACCCAGCGAGGGACGCTACTCGTCTCAGCGTCAGTGA